A window of Sedimentibacter sp. MB31-C6 genomic DNA:
GATACTGTAATAAAACAGTATGGTAAAATTGATATTTTAGTTAACAATGCAGGTATTGGTTTGTTTGGGCCAGCTGAAGAACAAACTGATGAATTATGGCAAACAATGATTAACATGAATTTAAATAGTGTTTATTATTTTGCTCGTGAAGTAGGAAAGAATATGATTGAAAATAAATATGGTAAAATCATAAATATTGGGTCAATACATAGTCAAGTTGCTATGACAGGTTTACCGTTAACAGCATATTGCTCTACAAAGGGAGGAGTACTTATGTTAACAAAATCATTAGCAAATGAATGGGCAAAATATAATATTACTGTTAATGCTATTGGACCTGCATACTTTGAAAGTGAAATGACTCAAGACGTAGTTTCAGATGAAGCTTTCACTCAAGTTGTTAAAACTTATTGTCCAATGGGAAGAATAGGTAAGAAGGGAGAGCTTGATGGTGCAGTCGTTTACTTTGCTTCAGATG
This region includes:
- a CDS encoding SDR family oxidoreductase; this translates as MTNLFDLKGKVAIVTGASSGLGVQFATALAKQGADVAIVARRLEKLNLVKTEIEKLGVKCLPIKCDVTKVEEIKAVVDTVIKQYGKIDILVNNAGIGLFGPAEEQTDELWQTMINMNLNSVYYFAREVGKNMIENKYGKIINIGSIHSQVAMTGLPLTAYCSTKGGVLMLTKSLANEWAKYNITVNAIGPAYFESEMTQDVVSDEAFTQVVKTYCPMGRIGKKGELDGAVVYFASDASSYTTGQILSVDGGWTVI